In Deltaproteobacteria bacterium, one DNA window encodes the following:
- a CDS encoding TPM domain-containing protein, whose protein sequence is MNVLRALLVTIVLLLTPLILLAEEITIPQPHGVVSDFAGIIDQPTQRKLTNLIRELREKTGAEIAVVTVETTQPLTTFDYAVKIAETWKPGAQDKDNGVVFLVASKDRKMFITTGYGVEGMLPDGKVGAIQDQEIVPAFRHGNYSQGIWAGTQALATEIAHGYGVTLTGVPSRRRGNEEPIDPLLLFFLLIVLFIILSSFSRAHRRRYSPYGGGIYHNGGYGGWGFGNGGFGGSGGGFGGFGGGGGDYGGSGSDFGGFGGGDFGGGGGGRDW, encoded by the coding sequence ATGAACGTCCTGCGCGCACTGCTCGTCACCATAGTTCTCCTGCTCACTCCGCTTATCCTCCTCGCTGAAGAAATCACCATCCCTCAACCACACGGCGTTGTCTCCGATTTTGCCGGTATTATCGATCAACCCACGCAGCGCAAGCTTACCAACCTGATTCGCGAGTTACGGGAAAAAACTGGAGCCGAGATTGCTGTCGTGACGGTCGAGACGACGCAACCGCTGACCACGTTCGACTATGCGGTAAAGATCGCAGAAACATGGAAACCTGGCGCCCAAGACAAGGATAACGGGGTCGTCTTTCTGGTGGCAAGCAAAGACCGCAAGATGTTCATCACCACGGGTTATGGAGTCGAGGGGATGCTTCCCGATGGCAAAGTCGGAGCGATTCAGGATCAGGAGATTGTTCCGGCTTTTCGACATGGCAACTACAGTCAAGGCATTTGGGCTGGTACTCAGGCTCTGGCGACAGAAATTGCCCACGGGTACGGTGTCACATTAACAGGAGTACCCTCGCGTCGCCGCGGAAACGAAGAGCCCATCGATCCTCTTCTGCTCTTCTTTCTCCTTATCGTTCTCTTCATTATCCTCTCGTCTTTCTCTCGCGCTCACCGCCGGCGCTATTCCCCTTATGGTGGTGGAATCTATCACAACGGTGGGTACGGCGGATGGGGATTCGGCAACGGCGGATTTGGCGGCAGTGGTGGCGGTTTTGGGGGATTCGGGGGAGGCGGTGGCGATTATGGAGGGAGTGGGAGCGACTTTGGAGGATTCGGTGGTGGTGATTTTGGCGGTGGTGGCGGCGGGCGAGATTGGTAA